The Vibrio quintilis DNA window GGAACGCTATCGTATACCACCAGCCCGGCGCATACATTGCAGACCTGGATTGATACCGCGCAGCAACTGGCTGAATCCGGTGTGGATTCTATCGCGATTAAAGATATGGCCGGGATCTTAAAACCCGCTGTCGCCGGTGAGCTGGTTCAGGCGCTGAAAAAGCAGGTCTCAGTCCCGCTGCATCTGCACTGTCACGCCACGGCAGGACTGGCGGATATGACCCTGATGAAAGCGATTGAAGCCGGGGTTGACCGGGTAGATACGGCGATTTCTTCTATGAGCGGAACGTATGGTCATCCTGCGACCGAATCTTTGGTCGCGGCGCTGGAAGGCACCGGCTATGAAACCGGTCTGAATCTGACTGAGCTGGAGAAAATCGCTGCTTATTTCCGTGGGGTACGGAAAAAGTATGCGGCGTTTGAAGGGCAGCTGAAAGGGATTGACTCACGGATCCTGGTCGCTCAGGTGCCCGGCGGTATGCTGACCAACATGGAAAATCAGCTCAAACAGCAGAACGCGGCCGATAAACTGGATGCGGTGCTGGAAGAAATCCCACGGGTCAGAAAAGATTTAGGTTACCTGCCTCTGGTGACGCCAACCTCGCAAATCGTCGGCACGCAGGCGGTGATTAACGTCATGATGGGTGAGCGCTACAAGAATATCACCAAAGAAACCGCCGGGGTGCTGAAAGGTGAATATGGTAAAACGCCATTGCCGGTTGATGCTGAACTACAGGCACAGGTGCTTCAGGGAGAGGCACCGTTGACTTGTCGTCCGGCTGACCGGATCGCACCGGAAATGGAGCGCCTGAAAGCAGATGTGCAGGCAAAAGCAGAACAAAAAGGCATTCAGCTGTCTGACAACCTGATTGATGATGTACTGATTGTGGCATTGTTTGAGCAGGTCGGCTGGAAGTTTCTTGAAAACCGTCATCATCCGGAAGCGTTTGAACCGGTGCCGGTGGCAGAGATGACGGCTGTGAACGCTTCGACAGCTAAACCCTCTGAAAGCAAAACGGAGCAACCCGGCGTTTATACCATCACTGTGAACCAGCAGCGCTATGTGGTTCAGGTGGCCGAAGGGGGAGATATTTCTCAGGTGCAACAAATACCGGCTGCTGCTCCGGCATCTGCTGAATCAGCCCCGGTCACCGGAGATGGCGAAGAAATGACCGCGCCACTGGCAGGGAATATCTGGAAAATTCACACCCGGGTTGGCGACATGGTTGAGGAAGGCGATGTATTGCTGATTCTTGAAGCGATGAAAATGGAAACCGAAATCCGGGCTGCCTGCTCAGGCACGGTAGCCCATATTGGCGTGAAAGAAGGTGAAGCCGTCACTGTCGGCGAGCCGCTTTTGACCATTGCATAAGGAACAGAACTGAAAATGGATAATGTGATTAATTTGATCCGTGATTTCGGTATCTTCCATCTGTCGTTAGGGCAGGCTGCCATGATTGTGATCGGGATGGTACTGCTCTATCTGGCAATTGCCAAAAACTTTGAGCCTCTGCTGTTGGTGCCGATAGGTTTTGGCGGGATTCTGGCCAATTTACCGGAAGCCGGTCTTGCCCTTTCTGCGATTGAAAACGCGCTTCATGCCGGGGTGCCGGAGGTGA harbors:
- the oadA gene encoding sodium-extruding oxaloacetate decarboxylase subunit alpha; translation: MNTGKKIGITDVVLRDAHQSLFATRLRLDDMLPIAHALDSIGYWSLECWGGATFDSCIRFLGEDPWVRLRELKKALPNTPLQMLLRGQNLLGYRHYADDVVDTFVERAVKNGMDVFRIFDAMNDIRNMTQAIQAVKKMGAHAQGTLSYTTSPAHTLQTWIDTAQQLAESGVDSIAIKDMAGILKPAVAGELVQALKKQVSVPLHLHCHATAGLADMTLMKAIEAGVDRVDTAISSMSGTYGHPATESLVAALEGTGYETGLNLTELEKIAAYFRGVRKKYAAFEGQLKGIDSRILVAQVPGGMLTNMENQLKQQNAADKLDAVLEEIPRVRKDLGYLPLVTPTSQIVGTQAVINVMMGERYKNITKETAGVLKGEYGKTPLPVDAELQAQVLQGEAPLTCRPADRIAPEMERLKADVQAKAEQKGIQLSDNLIDDVLIVALFEQVGWKFLENRHHPEAFEPVPVAEMTAVNASTAKPSESKTEQPGVYTITVNQQRYVVQVAEGGDISQVQQIPAAAPASAESAPVTGDGEEMTAPLAGNIWKIHTRVGDMVEEGDVLLILEAMKMETEIRAACSGTVAHIGVKEGEAVTVGEPLLTIA